The following is a genomic window from Aestuariirhabdus haliotis.
TAAACTCCCAACGCAGAGGTCCCAATAATTGCACCAGAATATCGGCCTGGCGCACTTCCAGGTCATGCCAGTTGCCGTCCATCCAGTACTGGTCCGGGTTGTCCGGGTTGATACGCAGTTGGTAGATATCCACCAGGTCGGGCTTGTTGACCGTGTTGGCCCAACCCAGATTGCGGTTGTGTCCGTGCAGGATGATGGGCGAGCCAGGGAAGGTGGAACCCGCCATATCCCAACCTTCCTCAGAGTGCAGGCGCGCTTCGTACCAGGCCACAGGGCCACTTAATGGCTGGTGGGAGTTAACCAGTAAACGTGTGACCCCATCACCACTGCGATGGGGGGCAACCGCAATGCCCTGGCTGCCCAGTTCCGGCTGGGGTTGGCGGGTGAATTGAAACGCGGTATCGCTGTGGCGAGACAACGCGCGCGGTGACTCGCCAGCAAAGAGTTCTCCAATGATGGTGTCGAAACCATAAAACAGCGGCGTCTTGAACGTGAAGCCGGCGACCAGGTCTTGTCCTTGTACCGGCAGCAGATATGAGGCGACTTCATCCGGGTGGCGCGCTGCGTACAGATTAATGCCGTCGGCGTAGGCCTGGGCGATGGCCCGGGTCTTGGCGTCGATGCGTGAATGGTAGCCTTCATTTACTACCTCCCATACCCGCATCAGGCGAATCAGGTAATCGGTTTTGGCAGCGTCGGGGCCTTTGACGGCCGCCAATGTCCCCCGGGTCGCCATGATCACATCCTGGATCGTGGCGAAGTCATCTTCCGCATGGGCATAGGCCAGGCCAAAAGCTGTGTCTTCGTCACGTTGTCCATAGATATGTGGAACCCCGAAACGGTCGCGAATAATTTCCACCTCGTAGTCATCCGCGCGAGATAGCAGTGGCGCCAGGTCAACCTCGTCTGGCGCGTAGTAGACAATGGTGCCGCCTAGGCCCACGCCGCTGAGTACGAGTAACCAGAAGAAGAGTTGCAGGGATCGGATCATAAAGAGTCGCACACGAGTTGTTATTGTTATGAGAAGCGTTTCAGAACCATGATGCCAGAAAGTTGATCAATAGGAAGCGGTTGTCGGAATCAACCAGAGAAACTGACAAGAAATGAAGACAAAAGTGGTCTGTTCAAGCGCCATGTGTCGTCACATAATAGAAGGCTAACCTGGGGCAACAAGGAATCTGACGATGGCTGAGAAGGACAAGCACGGGGCGTTGCGGGATGACGTCCGTCTGTTGGGAGAGGTGTTGGGTGACACCATTCGTGATCAGGCCGGACAGGCGCTGTTCGATAAGGTAGAACAGATTCGTTCCCTGGCCAAAGCGGCGCGCAACACAGATAACAGCCAGGCGCTGCTGGAAGTGATGTCCGAACTGAGTGAGGAGGAGCTGGTACCGGTTGCACGGGCCTTTAGCCATTTTCTCAACTACGCCAACATTGCCGAGCAGCATCATCGAGTGCGTCGCCGTCGTGCCCATCAGCGCCGCGATGATGAGCCGCCCCAGCAAGGTTCACTGGCCGAGCTGATTCCTCGTTTATTGCAGCAGGGCATCGCGCCCGACAAAGTCCGGGATACCCTGGCCGAGCTGCAGGTGGAACTGGTTCTGACCGCTCATCCCACCGAAGTGACCCGTCGCACCCTGCTGCGCAAATACGAAGATATTGGGGAAATTCTGGATAAACTGGATCACCCGGACCTGACCTTGCGCGAACGCGAAGCCCAGCTCAATCGTCTGCGCCGCCGCATTGTCGCCGCCTGGCATTCGGATGAAATTCGCCACCGTCGGCCGACACCGGTGGATGAAGCCAAGTGGGGCTTTGCGGCGATTGAAGCCACCTTGTGGGAAGCCCTCCCCGAAACCCTGCGGGAGATCGACCGGGTCTTGCGTCAGCATACACAGTTGCGCCTGCCGCTGGCGTCGGCACCCCTGCGCATCGCCTCCTGGATGGGGGGCGACCGTGATGGTAATCCCAATGTGACGGCCAGAGTGACCGAAGAGGTGCTGCTGCTGGCGCGCTGGAAAGCGGCCGACCTGCTGTTGCGTGATATCAAGGAGCTGCGCGCCGATCTGTCGATGATCGACGGTAATCAGGCGCTGCGAGATCGGGTGGGTGATCACCCCGAGCCTTACCGGCAATTATTGCGTGAGGTTCGCGACCGGTTGCAAAATACCCGCGACTGGGCCGAAGCCAAACTGGAGGGCAAGACATTGTCAGCGCCCATCTATCTGCACGATGATGAGCTGCTGGAACCTCTCAACCTGATCTATGACTCGTTGATCGAGTGCGACATGGAAGCGATCGCCGAGGGCAGTCTGGTCAATATTATTCGCCGCGTGCATTGTTTCGGCCTGGCCCTGTTGCGCCTTGATGTGCGACAGGAATCGACTCGCCATGCCGAGGCGATCAGCGAGATCACCGAATACCTGGGGCTGGGATCCTACCTGGAATGGGACGAGCAACAAAAGCAGTCGTTCTTGCTGGACGAGCTGCAGAACCGACGGCCACTGATTCCCGCTGACCTGCCCGCCAGCGACGAGGTCCAGGAAGTGCTCGATACCTTCCGCACTCTGGCGCAACAGCCGGCATCGGCGCTGGGCGCTTATATCATCTCCATGGCGACCTCGCCATCGGATGTGCTCGCCGTGCGGTTATTGCAGCAATGCTGTGGCTGCAAGCAACCCCAGCGTATCGTGCCCCTGTTCGAAACCCTGTCGGATCTCGAGGGCGCCGCAGACAGCATGCAGCAGCTGTTGTCGATCGACTGGTATCGGCGGGATATCAACAACCGCCATGAGGTGATGATCGGCTACTCCGACTCCGCCAAGGACGCCGGCTTTTTTGCCGCCTCCTGGGCCCAGTACCGAGTGCAGGAACAGCTCAGTGCTGTGTGCCAGCAGCAGGGTGTGCATTTAACCCTGTTCCATGGTCGCGGTGGTTCGGTGAGTCGCGGCGGCGGCCCGGCTCATGCTGCCGTTTTATCCCAGCCTTCGGGCACCGTTAATGGTGCCGTGCGGGTGACCGAGCAGGGCGAGATGATTCAGTTCAAGTTTGGTGTCATGGGCTTGGCCCTGCGCAATCTGGAGCTGTATACCTCAGCGACTCTGGAAGCCACTTTGGCACCGCCACCACCGCCCCGGGACAGTTGGCGCCAGATGATGCAGACATTGGCCGAGCGTACTGTGGTGGAGTACCGCCGAGTGGTGCGTGATGACCCCCGTTTCGTGCCCTATTTCCGCACCGCAACCCCCGAGTTGGAACTGCGACGTCTGGCCCTGGGCAGTCGCCCGGCCAAGCGCCATGTGGGTGGTGGGGTGGAAAGTCTCAGGGCGATTCCCTGGGTCTTCGCCTGGACCCAGATGCGTTTGATGCTACCCGCCTGGTTAGGCACGGGGCGAGCCCTGGCTGAACAGTTGGAGCAGGGGCAGTTGGCATTGCTCAAGGAGATGGATCAGCAGTGGAACTTCTTCCGCATGCTGCTCGATATGCAGGAGATGGTATTGGCCAAGGCCGACAGTCGAGTCGCCGATCATTACGAACGCCATCTACTGGACGATGATGAACTCAGCGCCCTGGGCGTCGAGCTGCGCCAGGGTTTAACTGAGGCGGTCGATGCTCTGCAAACCATCAGCGGCGAGGAACTGCTGGTCAGGATTCCCGTGCTGCGTCGTTCCATCGATGTGCGTAACCCCTACGTCGATCCGCTGCATATTTTGCAGGTGGAACTGATGCGCCGGTTGCGGGAACTGGGCGATGGTGGCGATCCAACTCTGGAGCAGGGATTGATGATCTCGATCGCCGGCATTGCCGCGGGTTTGCGCAACACCGGCTAAAGCGAGCGTCGAGGGTCACAACAGGTAGAGAGTAAACCGAGAGGCTTTATTCCGTCTCTTCCCGGTAAATTGTCATACCACGAGCCTGATAATTTGCCAGCGCCGCCGGATGGTCGAGGGAGCAGGTATGCACCCAAACCCGCTCGGCGCCCATGGCCCAGGCGTTGCTGAGGGCATGGCTCAGCAGGTAGCCGCCTACTCCCAATCCGATCGCCTGTTCGGCCAGGCCAAAGTAGGCAATCTCCACTTCGGCGCCTGGCTGTTTTTGCAGTTCGTAATAGCCGGCAATAGCACCCTTGCGATACGCCACCCAGGTGCGCACTTCACTCTCGCAAACCCACTGCTGCCATTGTTCCAGATCCCACACCAGGCGGTCGGTCCATTCCCAGCGTTCGCCAACAAGTTGGTACAGGAAACGGTTGAATTCGGGTTGGGGGATTTCGACTTCAGTCACCGAAAAATCGGCATCGGGGTTGTTCTTGGCTCGTAATTGATCGGCCTGGGTCATTTCCAGATAGGTGGTGGTAACGGGGGGCGACATGGAGGTTTAACTCTGGGATTGATAAAGATGATGAGTCACATGATAAGCGGCGTGATGGAAAAATAACATCCTGATTTAGCACAGGGTTCCCCCTTCCAGAACGACAAGCAGGTGGGTGATGATTCGAAAAAGGCCGAAGGTGCGAGACATGGACGATCGAGAGCTGCCTTTGCTTCGTTTCTTTATCGCGTATAAAGAAATGAAGTCGTCTGCGGGGCGAAACCCGCAAGGTTTAGTTTGGAAGGTAAGATCAGATGCCGGTTGGGAGGGGGCGAGGGTGTTAGGTTCAACTTGGGGCTGTAAGGCCAATGCTTAGTGTATAAAAATATATTTTAGAACAGTCGTGCAAGTTTGTTGCATCCGGGGTGGGTTGTTGCGAGGATAAGCTAACGTAAACATATTACCTTGTAAGGTAGGGAAGCTTGCAAGGTGGGGTGACCTTGCAGGGTCGTGCTAATAAATTGTTATGCAAAATAAGGAAGTTTATGCCTCTCCCATCTGATTTATATGAAGTCTTTGGTCTTGATGAGGGTATGAGGCCGGGAGTTTGTTTTGAGAACCTGGAGGCTGAAGAAGTAGTTCGGATCTATAAACATATTAAAGATCATATCGGGCCTACCTCATCTGAAACTAAGGCATGGAGTAATACTTTAGAAACTGATGTTGAAATAGCCTCTTTAGATAATCCGGCACGTCAGGTGGTAAGTGGTGAGCTTGATTCTTTTCGCCATTATTTGCCTGATTACCAATTTGGCGATATAGCTGTGAGCTCAGTATCAGTTTATGTTTTTCCTAGATCATTAGAGCTATTTTATGATGTTAGGGATATAGGTTCTAAAACTGAAGTTGAGAACATATTGGCATTGATTAAAACAATTAACACCATGTGTCCAAGTTGCACTCCATTCTTTGCAGAGGAAGATGGCACACCAAGGGAAGAGCCATATCAAAAATTACTTAGGTGCTATCTAAATGCATAACATCAATGATCGCCAGCAAAGCTGGCTGGACGCGCAAAAAGCCGCGCGCCCATTATGTTGGCGTTACATGGCAAAGGAATAAGATGGTTTATCCTGATTCAATAGACAAGGATTTAGTTGGAACATATCCCGCAGCTACCAAATCTGGCGGCGGCTACTTTTATGATCTGGTTTTAGAGTATCGTATTTGGTGTAGACCTTGGGAAGGTGCTCCAGATGAGTTTGACGGTGAAATTTATTACTACGCATTCCATAGTTTTAAAGAAGCAATGGAATTCTCTAAT
Proteins encoded in this region:
- the ppc gene encoding phosphoenolpyruvate carboxylase — protein: MAEKDKHGALRDDVRLLGEVLGDTIRDQAGQALFDKVEQIRSLAKAARNTDNSQALLEVMSELSEEELVPVARAFSHFLNYANIAEQHHRVRRRRAHQRRDDEPPQQGSLAELIPRLLQQGIAPDKVRDTLAELQVELVLTAHPTEVTRRTLLRKYEDIGEILDKLDHPDLTLREREAQLNRLRRRIVAAWHSDEIRHRRPTPVDEAKWGFAAIEATLWEALPETLREIDRVLRQHTQLRLPLASAPLRIASWMGGDRDGNPNVTARVTEEVLLLARWKAADLLLRDIKELRADLSMIDGNQALRDRVGDHPEPYRQLLREVRDRLQNTRDWAEAKLEGKTLSAPIYLHDDELLEPLNLIYDSLIECDMEAIAEGSLVNIIRRVHCFGLALLRLDVRQESTRHAEAISEITEYLGLGSYLEWDEQQKQSFLLDELQNRRPLIPADLPASDEVQEVLDTFRTLAQQPASALGAYIISMATSPSDVLAVRLLQQCCGCKQPQRIVPLFETLSDLEGAADSMQQLLSIDWYRRDINNRHEVMIGYSDSAKDAGFFAASWAQYRVQEQLSAVCQQQGVHLTLFHGRGGSVSRGGGPAHAAVLSQPSGTVNGAVRVTEQGEMIQFKFGVMGLALRNLELYTSATLEATLAPPPPPRDSWRQMMQTLAERTVVEYRRVVRDDPRFVPYFRTATPELELRRLALGSRPAKRHVGGGVESLRAIPWVFAWTQMRLMLPAWLGTGRALAEQLEQGQLALLKEMDQQWNFFRMLLDMQEMVLAKADSRVADHYERHLLDDDELSALGVELRQGLTEAVDALQTISGEELLVRIPVLRRSIDVRNPYVDPLHILQVELMRRLRELGDGGDPTLEQGLMISIAGIAAGLRNTG
- a CDS encoding GNAT family N-acetyltransferase, translating into MSPPVTTTYLEMTQADQLRAKNNPDADFSVTEVEIPQPEFNRFLYQLVGERWEWTDRLVWDLEQWQQWVCESEVRTWVAYRKGAIAGYYELQKQPGAEVEIAYFGLAEQAIGLGVGGYLLSHALSNAWAMGAERVWVHTCSLDHPAALANYQARGMTIYREETE